The proteins below are encoded in one region of Saccharomyces kudriavzevii IFO 1802 strain IFO1802 genome assembly, chromosome: 5:
- the ISC10 gene encoding Isc10p (similar to Saccharomyces cerevisiae ISC10 (YER180C); ancestral locus Anc_8.252), whose protein sequence is MNINGRLQQDENQAHLFLHKKPSSFLIKEKTATKSKDPDNIRLRDLNFNHRKDLDEGKKAKQIPVQVSFEKSDRSEIRTGLESDELSDINLDYIPDSPLIQKISGPENSTVVTPKNIIYLQSDSDLILDECDRNFDCGPFYHLYNYENRIEPDDYEAIVEAIITDEIACTYPVFERELEYQELKNLVRKRDYVLYYLLSRDSLGFFQLKEERTLFYTYPSIAYTSPLRYLDNGSENELFTEEDDELLQSFDFENMSSVRTLENNISR, encoded by the coding sequence ATGAATATCAATGGAAGATTGCAGCAAGATGAAAATCAAGCACATCTTTTCTTACATAAGAAACCAAGCAGTTTCTTGATAAAGGAAAAGACAGCGACAAAATCCAAGGATCCTGACAATATAAGGCTTCGTGATTTAAACTTTAATCATAGAAAAGATCTGGATGAAgggaaaaaagcaaaacaGATCCCGGTTCAGGTAAGCTTTGAGAAGTCTGACAGATCTGAAATTCGTACTGGCTTAGAATCAGATGAATTGAGTGATATTAACCTTGATTATATACCGGATTCCCCACTTATACAGAAAATATCAGGGCCTGAGAATTCTACTGTTGTCACaccaaaaaatataatatatttACAATCCGATTCCGATCTTATTCTCGACGAATGCGACCGTAATTTCGACTGTGGCCCCTTTTATCATCTGTATAACTACGAAAATAGAATTGAGCCCGATGATTACGAAGCTATTGTAGAAGCTATTATAACGGACGAGATTGCTTGCACATATCCGGTTTTCGAACGAGAATTAGAGTATCAAGAACTCAAGAATCTTGTCAGAAAGAGGGATTATGTTTTATATTATTTGTTATCAAGGGATTCTTTgggattttttcaattaaaaGAGGAACGCACTTTATTTTATACGTACCCTTCAATTGCGTACACTAGTCCCTTGAGGTATTTGGATAATGGGTCTGAAAACGAACTGTTTACCGAGGAGGATGATGAGCTGCTTCAGtcatttgattttgaaaatatgtCATCCGTGAGGACtttagaaaataatatatcaCGGTAG
- the DMC1 gene encoding recombinase DMC1 (similar to Saccharomyces cerevisiae DMC1 (YER179W); ancestral locus Anc_8.249), translating into MTMSITEVFGEFRCGKTQMSHTLCVTTQLPREMGGGEGKVAYIDTEGTFRPERIKQIAEGYELDPESCLANVSYARALNSEHQMELVEQLGEELSSGDYRLIVVDSIMANFRVDYCGRGELSERQQKLNQHLFKLNRLAEEFNVAVFLTNQVQSDPGASALFASADGRKPIGGHVLAHASATRILLRKGRGDERVAKLQDSPDMPEKECVYVIGEKGITDSSD; encoded by the coding sequence ATGACGATGAGTATCACAGAAGTCTTTGGTGAATTCAGGTGTGGTAAGACACAGATGTCTCATACCTTATGTGTCACAACACAGCTTCCGAGAGAAATGGGAGGCGGTGAAGGTAAAGTGGCATATATTGATACCGAGGGTACTTTCAGGCCAGAGAGAATCAAACAAATTGCAGAAGGTTACGAACTCGATCCTGAATCATGTTTGGCAAACGTCTCCTATGCTAGAGCCTTGAATAGTGAACATCAAATGGAACTTGTAGAACAGTTGGGTGAAGAACTCAGTTCCGGAGACTATCGTCTAATTGTGGTGGATTCTATAATGGCAAATTTTAGAGTGGATTATTGTGGTAGAGGTGAACTAAGTGAAAGACAGCAGAAGTTGAATCAacatcttttcaaattaaaTAGATTGGCAGAGGAATTCAATGTCGCTGTATTTTTAACGAATCAAGTTCAATCAGACCCCGGAGCTTCTGCATTATTTGCGTCTGCAGATGGTAGGAAACCCATTGGAGGGCACGTCTTGGCACACGCTTCAGCAACAAGAATTCTATTGAGAAAAGGTCGTGGGGACGAAAGAGTTGCCAAATTGCAAGACTCTCCAGATATGCCCGAAAAAGAGTGCGTTTATGTAATTGGTGAAAAGGGTATTACAGATTCAAGTGATTAG
- the PDA1 gene encoding pyruvate dehydrogenase (acetyl-transferring) subunit E1 alpha (similar to Saccharomyces cerevisiae PDA1 (YER178W); ancestral locus Anc_8.246): MLAASFKRQPSQLVRGLGSVLHTSTRLGHIRTMATLKTNDKKAPEDIEGSDTVQIELPESSFESYMLDPPDLSYETSKATLLQMYKDMVIIRRMEMACDALYKAKKIRGFCHLSVGQEAIAVGIENAITKLDSIITSYRCHGFTFMRGASVKAVLAELMGRRAGVSFGKGGSMHLYAPGFYGGNGIVGAQVPLGAGLAFAHQYKNEDACSFTLYGDGASNQGQVFESFNMAKLWNLPVVFCCENNKYGMGTAASRSSAMTEYFKRGQYIPGLKVNGMDILAVYQASKFAKDWCLSGKGPLVLEYETYRYGGHSMSDPGTTYRTRDEIQHMRSKNDPIAGLKMHLIDLGIATEAEVKAYDKSARKYVDEQVELADAAPPPEAKLSILFEDVYVKGTETPTLRGRIPEDTWDFKKQGFASRD, from the coding sequence ATGCTTGCTGCTTCATTCAAACGCCAACCATCGCAATTGGTCCGTGGGCTAGGAAGTGTTCTCCACACTTCCACCAGGCTAGGCCATATTCGTACTATGGCAACTTTAAAAACTAACGATAAGAAGGCCCCTGAGGATATCGAGGGCTCGGATACAGTGCAAATCGAGTTGCCTGAATCCTCCTTCGAGTCGTACATGCTGGACCCCCCAGACTTGTCTTATGAGACTTCCAAAGCCACCTTGTTACAAATGTATAAAGATATGGTCATCATCAGAAGAATGGAGATGGCTTGCGATGCCCTGTACaaggccaaaaaaatcagaggTTTCTGCCATCTATCTGTCGGCCAGGAAGCTATTGCCGTCGGTATCGAAAATGCCATAACAAAATTGGACTCCATCATCACGTCTTACAGATGTCACGGTTTCACCTTCATGAGAGGTGCTTCAGTGAAGGCCGTCCTGGCTGAATTGATGGGCAGAAGAGCCGGTGTCTCCTTCGGTAAGGGTGGTTCCATGCATCTTTACGCTCCAGGCTTCTACGGTGGTAATGGTATCGTGGGTGCCCAGGTTCCCTTGGGTGCCGGTTTGGCTTTCGCTCACCAATATAAGAACGAAGATGCCTGCTCTTTCACTTTGTATGGTGATGGTGCTTCCAACCAAGGTCAGGTCTTTGAGTCATTCAACATGGCCAAGTTATGGAACTTGCCCGTCGTGTTTTGTTGTGAGAACAACAAATATGGTATGGGTACCGCTGCTTCGAGGTCCTCCGCCATGACCGAGTACTTTAAACGTGGTCAATACATCCCAGGTCTGAAGGTCAACGGTATGGATATTTTAGCTGTCTACCAAGCTTCCAAGTTTGCTAAGGACTGGTGTCTATCTGGCAAGGGTCCTCTTGTCTTGGAATACGAAACCTATAGATACGGTGGTCATTCTATGTCCGACCCTGGTACCACATACAGAACTAGAGACGAAATCCAACACATGAGATCCAAGAACGATCCAATTGCCGGTCTCAAGATGCATTTGATCGACTTGGGTATTGCCACTGAAGCGGAAGTCAAGGCTTACGACAAGTCCGCTAGAAAATACGTTGACGAACAAGTTGAATTGGCTGACGCCGCTCCCCCTCCAGAGGCTAAACTATCTATCCTATTCGAAGATGTCTACGTGAAAGGTACGGAAACTCCAACTTTAAGAGGAAGAATCCCTGAAGACACGTGGGACTTCAAAAAGCAAGGTTTTGCCTCTAGAGATTAA
- the BMH1 gene encoding 14-3-3 family protein BMH1 (similar to Saccharomyces cerevisiae BMH2 (YDR099W) and BMH1 (YER177W); ancestral locus Anc_8.243) has translation MSTSREDSVYLAKLAEQAERYEEMVENMKTVASSGQELSVEERNLLSVAYKNVIGARRASWRIVSSIEQKEESKEKSEHQVELIRSYRSKIETELTKISDDILSVLDSHLIPSATTGESKVFYYKMKGDYHRYLAEFSSGDAREKATNASLEAYKTASEIATTELPPTHPIRLGLALNFSVFYYEIQNSPDKACHLAKQAFDDAIAELDTLSEESYKDSTLIMQLLRDNLTLWTSDMSESGQAEDQQQQQQQQQPPAAAAAAAEGEAPK, from the coding sequence ATGTCAACCAGTCGTGAAGATTCTGTGTATTTGGCCAAGTTGGCTGAACAGGCCGAACGTTATGAAGAAATGGTCGAAAACATGAAGACCGTTGCCTCTTCCGGCCAAGAATTGTCCGTCGAAGAACGTAATTTGTTGTCGGTTGCTTACAAGAACGTTATCGGTGCTCGTCGTGCCTCCTGGAGAATTGTTTCTTCTATCGAGCAAAAGGAGGAGTCCAAGGAAAAATCTGAACACCAGGTCGAGTTGATTCGCTCGTACCGTTCGAAGATTGAGACGGAACTAACCAAGATCTCCGACGACATTTTGTCCGTGCTAGACTCTCATTTGATTCCATCCGCTACCACCGGCGAGTCCAAGGTCTTCTACTACAAGATGAAAGGTGACTACCATCGTTATTTGGCTGAATTTTCCAGTGGCGACGCTAGAGAAAAGGCAACCAACGCCTCTTTGGAGGCCTACAAGACTGCTTCCGAGATTGCCACCACAGAGTTACCCCCAACTCACCCAATCCGTTTAGGTTTGGCCCTAAACTTCTCAGTCTTCTACTACGAAATCCAAAACTCTCCAGACAAAGCCTGCCATTTGGCCAAGCAAGCCTTCGACGACGCTATTGCCGAACTGGACACTCTATCCGAAGAATCATACAAAGATAGCACATTGATCATGCAACTGCTAAGGGACAATCTAACTTTATGGACTTCAGACATGTCCGAATCGGGCCAAGCTGAGGaccaacagcaacaacagcaacagcagcaaccacctgctgctgctgctgctgctgccgAAGGTGAAGCACCAAAGTAA